The Microcebus murinus isolate Inina chromosome 4, M.murinus_Inina_mat1.0, whole genome shotgun sequence genome has a segment encoding these proteins:
- the NUMA1 gene encoding nuclear mitotic apparatus protein 1 isoform X2 — protein MTLHATRAAALLSWVNSLHVADPVEAVLQLQDCSVFIKIIDRIHGTEEGQQILQQPVPTRLDFVCSFLQKNRKHPSSPECLVSVQKVMEGSELELAKVTMLLLYHSTMSSKSPRDWEQFEYKIQAELAAILKFVLDHEDGLNLNEDLENFLQKAPIPSTCFSDELSPPSHQAKREVHFLELQKIASSSSGNNFLPGSPASPMGDILQTPQFQMRRLKKQLADERNNRDELELELAENRKLLTEKDAQMAVMQQRIDRLALLNEKQAASPLEPRELEELRGKNESLTMRLHETLKQCQDLKMEKGQMDRKINQLSEENGDLSFKLREFASHLQQLQSALNELTEEHSKASREWVEKQTRLEKELSTALQDKKCLEEKNEILQGKLSQLEEHLAQLQENPPQKGEVLGDVLQLETLKQEAATLATNNAQLQARVETLETQRGQQEAKLLAEQKHFAEEKQQLASLVTDLQSSVSNLSQAKEEMEQASQAQGAQLTAQVASLTSELTTLKATLQQQDQDLAGLKQHAKKEQAQLAQALQQQEQACQGLRQQVEQLSSSLKQKEQQLKEAAKEQEVTRRDHAQQLAAAAAELEAALKERDAAHQKLEALETEKASKLEILKQQLEAAHEARDSAQTSVTQAQREKAELSQKVEELQSHFEAAHQEQRQAQAQVAKLEAQLRFEQQKAAERERMAQEKDNLQEQLQALEESLNVTKVSLEEEKRRATDTLEEQQRCISELKEETRRLMEQHKRERKELEEEKAERKGLEARLQQLGESRQAETDALRRELAEAVASQHRAESECEQLVKEVATWRKRYEDSQQEEAQYGAMFQEQLMTLKEEREKARQELQEAKEKVAGIEARSELQIGRQQNELAQLHASLAGALQQVQEKEVRAQKLADDLSTLQEKMAATSKEVARLEALVRKAGEQQETASRELLKEPPRAGERESEWLEEPQGRQFCSTQAALQAMEREAEQMGSELERLRAALMESQGQQQEERGQQEREVARLTEERGRAQADLALEKAAKAELEMRLQNALNEQRVEFATLQEALAHALAEKEGKDQELAKLRGLEAAQKAELGELQQAMERLKEQLAKKEKEHQQSSGMTNKEDASSSGARSAAAGRTEPAGPEWEALRAEVSKLEQQCRRQQEQASNLERSLESERASRAERDSALEALRGQLEEKTQELGHSQGTLASAQRELATLRAKAQDHSKAEDEWKAQVARAQQEAERKNSLINSLEEEVSILNRQVLEKEGESKELKRLVMAESEKSQKLEERLRLLQAETASNSARAAERSSALREEVQSLREEAEKQRVASENLRQELASQAERAEELGQELKAWQEKFFQKEQALSALQLEHTSTQALVSELLPAKHLCQQLQAEQAAAEKRHREELEQSKQAAGGLRAELMRAQRELGELVPLRQKVAEQERVAQQLRAEKASYAEQLSMLKKAHGLLAEENRGLGERANLGRQFLEVELDQAREKYVQELAAVRADAETRLAEMQREAQSTARELEVMTAKYEGAKVKVLEERQRFQEERQKLTAQVEQLEVFQREQTKQVEELSKKLADCDQASKVQQQKLKAQGGESQQEAQRLQAQLNELQAQLSQKEQAAEHYKLQMEKAKTHYDAKKQQNQELQEQLRGLEQLQKENKELRGEAERLSHELQQAGLKTKEAEQTCRHLTAQVRTLEAQVAHADQQLRELGKFQVVTDALKSREPQAKPQLDLSVDSLDLSCEEGTPLSITSKLSRTQPDGTSIPAEPASPISQRLPPKVESLESLYFTPIPARGQAPLESSLDSLGDVFLDSGRKTRSARRRTTQIINITMTKKLDVEEPDSANSSFYSTQSAPASQAGLRATSSTRSLARLGSPDDGNSALLSLPGYRPTTRSSTRRSQAGVSSGAPPGRNSFYMDTCQDEPEQLDDWNRIAELQQRNRVCPPHLKTCYPLESRPSLSLATITDEEMKTGDPQETLRRASMQPTQIAEGTGITTRQQRKRVSLEPHQGPGTPESKKATSCFPRPMTPRDRHEGRKQSTTEAHKKAAPAAKQADRRQSMAFSILNTPKKLGNSFLRRGASKKALSKASPNTRSGTRRSPRIATTTASAATAATPRAKGKAKH, from the exons GTGACCATGCTGCTCTTATATCACTCTACTATGAGCTCCAAAAGTCCTAGGGACTGGGAACAATTTGAATATAAGATTCAG GCTGAGTTAGCTGCCATTCTTAAATTTGTACTGGACCATGAGGATGGGCTAAACCTCAATGAGGACCTAGAGAACTTCTTGCAGAAGG CTCCTATTCCTTCTACCTGCTTCTCTGACGAGCTCTCCCCACCGAGCCACCAGGCCAAGAGGGAAGTTCATTTCCTAGAACTGCAGAAGATTGCCTCCTCTTCCAGTGGGAACAA CTTCCTCCCAGGCTCTCCAgcctcacccatgggtgacatcCTGCAGACCCCACAGTTCCAGATGAGACGGCTGAAGAAGCAGCTCGCAGATGAGAGAAACAACCGGGatgagctggagctggagctggctgAGAACCGCAAGCTCCTCACTGAGAAGG ATGCACAGATGGCCGTGATGCAGCAGCGCATTGACCGCCTGGCCCTACTGAACGAGAAGCAGGCGGCCAGCCCACTGGAGCCCAGGGAGCTGGAGGAGCTACGGGGCAAGAATGAGAG CCTCACCATGCGGCTGCACGAGACCCTGAAGCAATGCCAGGACCTGAAGATGGAGAAGGGCCAGATGGATCGCAAGATTAACCAGCTTTCTGAGGAGAATGGAGACCTCTCCTTTAAA CTGCGGGAGTTTGCCAGTCACCTGCAGCAACTACAGAGTGCCCTCAATGAACTGACAGAGGAGCACAGCAAGGCCTCTCGGGAGTGGGTGGAGAAGCAGACCCGTCTGGAGAAGGAGCTCAGCACAGCCCTGCAGGACAAG AAATGCCTTgaagagaagaatgaaatcctTCAGGGAAAACTTTCACAGCTGGAAGAGCATTTGGCCCAGCTACAGGAGAACCCACCCCAGAAGGGCGAGGTGCTGGGTGACGTCTTGCAG CTGGAAACCCTGAAGCAAGAGGCAGCCACTCTTGCTACAAACAACGCCCAGCTTCAAGCAAGGGTAGAGACGCTGGAGACCCAGCGTGGCCAGCAGGAAGCCAAGCTGCTCGCGGAACAGAAACACTTTGCAGAAGAAAAGCAGCAGCTGGCTAGCCTGGTCACCGACCTGCAGAGCTCTGTCTCTAACCTCAGCCAGGCCAAGGAAGAAATGGAGCAGGCCTCCCAGGCTCAGGGGGCCCAGCTGACTGCCCAGGTGGCCTCTCTGACCTCTGAGCTCACCACACTCAAGGCCACCCTCCAGCAGCAGGATCAAGACCTGGCTGGCCTGAAGCAGCACGCCAAAAAGGAGCAGGCCCAGCTAGCACAGGCCCTGCAACAGCAAGAACAGGCCTGCCAGGGCCTCCGCCAGCAGGTGGAGCAGCTGAGCAGCAGCCTGAAGCAGAAGGAGCAGCAGTTGAAGGAAGCAGCCAAGGAGCAGGAGGTAACCAGGCGGGACCATGCCCAGCAACTGGCCGCTGCTGCTGCGGAGCTAGAGGCTGCCTTGAAGGAGCGGGATGCAGCTCATCAGAAGCTGGAGGCCCTGGAGACGGAGAAAGCCTCCAAGCTAGAGATTCTGAAGCAGCAACTTGAGGCTGCTCATGAAGCCCGAGACAGTGCCCAGACCTCAGTGACACAGGCCCAGCGGGAGAAGGCAGAGCTGAGCCAGAAGGTGGAGGAACTCCAGAGCCATTTTGAGGCAGCCCACCAGGAGCAgcgccaggcccaggcccaggtggCAAAGCTAGAGGCCCAGCTGAGGTTTGAGCAGCAAAAAGCAGCTGAGAGAGAAAGGATGGCCCAGGAGAAGGACAACCTCCAAGAGCAGCTCCAGGCCCTTGAGGAGTCCCTGAATGTCACCAAGGTCAGCCTTGAAGAGGAGAAGCGCAGGGCCACAGATACCTTGGAAGAGCAGCAACGTTGTATCTCTGAGCTGAAGGAAGAGACCCGAAGACTGATGGAGCAGCATAAGCGGGAACGGAAGGAGCtagaagaagagaaggcagagcgCAAGGGGCTGGAGGCTCGATTACAGCAGCTTGGGGAGAGCCGTCAGGCTGAGACTGACGCCCTGCGGAGGGAGCTGGCAGAGGCCGTGGCCTCCCAGCACAGGGCTGAGAGCGAATGTGAGCAGCTCGTCAAAGAGGTAGCCACCTGGCGTAAGCGCTATGAGGATAGCCAGCAAGAGGAGGCGCAGTATGGTGCCATGTTCCAGGAACAGCTGATGACCCTCAAGGAGGAACGTGAGAAGGCCCGCCAGGAGCTGCAGGAGGCAAAGGAGAAGGTGGCAGGGATAGAGGCGCGCAGCGAGCTCCAGATAGGCCGGCAGCAGAACGAGCTAGCCCAGCTCCATGCCAGCCTGGCTGGAGCCCTCCAGCAGGTCCAGGAGAAGGAGGTCAGGGCCCAGAAGCTTGCGGACGACCTTTCCACTTTGCAGGAGAAAATGGCTGCCACCAGCAAGGAGGTGGCCCGCCTAGAGGCCTTGGTGCGCAAGGCAGGTGAGCAGCAGGAAACAGCCTCCCGGGAGCTACTCAAGGAGCCCCCGAGGGCAGGAGAAAGAGAGTCTGAGTGGCTGGAAGAGCCGCAGGGACGCCAGTTCTGCAGCACGCAGGCAGCGCTGCAGGCCATGGAGCGGGAGGCAGAGCAAATGGGCAGTGAGCTGGAGCGGCTTCGGGCCGCGCTGATGGAGAGCCAGGGACAGCAGCAGGAGGAGCGTGGGcagcaggagagggaggtggcacGGCTGACCGAGGAGCGGGGTCGGGCTCAAGCCGATCTGGCCCTGGAGAAGGCAGCCAAGGCAGAGCTTGAGATGCGGCTGCAGAATGCCCTTAACGAGCAGCGTGTGGAGTTTGCTACCCTGCAAGAGGCGCTGGCCCATGCCCTGGCCGAAAAGGAGGGCAAGGACCAGGAGCTGGCCAAGCTGCGTGGTCTGGAGGCAGCacagaaggcagagctgggggagCTTCAGCAAGCCATGGAGCGACTGAAGGAACAGCTGGCTAAGAAAGAGAAGGAGCACCAGCAGTCTTCAGGGATGACCAACAAAGAAGATGCATCCAGCTCAGGAGCCCGATCTGCGGCTGCTGGCAGGACAGAGCCAGCAGGCCCTGAGTGGGAGGCGCTGCGGGCAGAAGTGAGCAAGTTGGAGCAGCAGTGCCGGCGGCAGCAGGAGCAGGCCAGCAACCTGGAGCGCAGCCTTGAGTCTGAGCGGGCCTCCCGGGCTGAGAGGGACAGCGCTCTGGAGGCTCTACGGGGCCAGTTGGAAGAGAAGACCCAGGAGCTGGGGCACAGTCAGGGTACCTTAGCCTCTGCTCAAAGGGAGCTGGCCACACTCCGCGCCAAGGCCCAAGACCATAGCAAGGCTGAGGATGAGTGGAAGGCCCAGGTGGCCCGGGCCCAGCAGGAGGCTGAGAGAAAAAACAGCCTCATCAACAGCTTGGAGGAGGAGGTGTCCATCCTCAATCGCCAGGTCCtggagaaagaaggggagagcAAGGAGTTGAAGCGGCTGGTTATGGCCGAGTCAGAGAAGagccagaagctggaagagaggcTGCGGCTGCTCCAGGCAGAGACAGCCAGCAACAGCGCCAGGGCCGCAGAACGCAGCTCCGCTCTGCGGGAGGAGGTGCAGAGCCTCCGGGAGGAGGCTGAGAAACAGCGGGTGGCTTCAGAGAACCTGCGGCAGGAGCTGGCTTCCCAGGCAGAGCGAGCGGAGGAGCTGGGCCAAGAATTGAAGGCGTGGCAGGAGAAGTTCTTCCAGAAGGAGCAAGCCCTCTCTGCCCTGCAGCTTGAGCACACCAGCACGCAGGCCCTGGTGAGCGAGCTGCTGCCAGCCAAGCACCTCTGCCAGCAGCTGCAGGCTGAGCAGGCAGCTGCTGAGAAACGCCACCGCGAGGAGCTGGAGCAGAGTAAGCAGGCGGCTGGCGGGCTGCGGGCGGAGCTGATGCGGGCCCAGCGGGAACTTGGGGAGCTGGTGCCCCTGCGGCAGAAGGTGGCAGAGCAGGAGCGAGTGGCCCAGCAGCTGCGGGCAGAGAAGGCCAGCTACGCAGAGCAGCTGAGCATGCTGAAAAAGGCGCATGGCCTGCTGGCGGAGGAGAACCGGGGGCTGGGTGAGCGGGCCAACCTCGGCCGGCAGTTTCTGGAGGTGGAGCTGGACCAGGCCCGGGAGAAGTATGTCCAAGAGTTGGCAGCTGTGCGTGCTGACGCTGAGACCCGGCTGGCAGAGATGCAACGTGAAGCACAGAGCACTGCCCGGGAGCTGGAGGTGATGACTGCCAAGTATGAGGGTGCCAAGGTCAAGGTCCTGGAGGAGAGGCAGCGGTTCCAGGAAGAGAGGCAGAAACTCACTGCCCAG GTGGAGCAGCTAGAGGTATTTCAGAGAGAGCAGACTAAGCAG gtGGAAGAACTGAGTAAGAAGCTGGCTGACTGTGACCAAGCCAGCAAGGTGCAGCAGCAGAAGCTGAAG gctcagggaggtgagAGCCAGCAGGAGGCCCAACGCCTCCAGGCCCAGCTGAATgagctgcaggcccagctgaGCCAGAAGGAGCAAGCAGCAGAGCACTACAAGCTGCAG ATGGAGAAAGCCAAGACCCATTATGATGCCAAGAAACAGCAGAACCAAGAGTTGCAGGAGCAGCTGCGGGGCCTGGAGCAGCTGCAGAAGGAGAACAAGGAGCTGCGGGGTGAAGCCGAGAGGCTGAGCCATGAGCTGCAGCAGGCTGGGCTGAAGACTAAGGAGGCTGAACAGACCTGCCGCCACCTTACTGCCCAGGTGCGCACCCTAGAGGCACAG GTTGCCCATGCAGATCAGCAGCTTCGAGAACTTGGCAAATTCCAAGTGGTGACAGATGCCTTGAAGAGCCGTGAGCCCCAGGCTAAGCCCCAGTTGGACTTGAGTGTTGACAGCCTGGATTTGAGCTGCGAGGAGGGGACCCCACTCAGTATCACCAG CAAGCTGTCCCGTACCCAGCCAGATGGTACCAGCATCCCTGCAGAACCAGCCTCACCCATCTCCCAGCGCCTGCCCCCCAAGGTAGAGTCCCTGGAGAGTCTCTACTTCACCCCCATCCCTGCTCGGGGTCAGGCTCCCCTGGAGAGCAGCCTGGACTCCCTGGGCGATGTCTTCCTGGACTCAGGCCGTAAGACCCGCTCTGCTCGTCGGCGCACCACACAAATCATCAACATCACCATGACCAAG AAGCTAGATGTGGAAGAGCCAGACAGTGCCAACTCATCCTTCTATAGCACGCAGTCTGCCCCTGCTTCCCAGGCTGGCCTGCGGGCCACCTCCTCTACCCGGTCTCTAGCCCGCCTGGGCTCTCCCGATGATGGCAACTCGGCTCTGCTCAGCCTGCCTGGCTACCGGCCCACCACTCGCAGCTCTACTCGCCGCTCCCAGGCCGGGGTGTCCAGTGGGGCTCCTCCAG GAAGGAACAGCTTCTACATGGACACTTGCCAGGATGAGCCCGAACAGCTGGATGACTGGAACCGCATCGCAGAGTTGCAGCAGCGCAATCGAGTGTGCCCCCCACACTTGAAGACCTGCTATCCCCTGGAGTCCAGG CCTTCCCTGAGCCTGGCCACCATCACAGATGAGGAGATGAAAACCGGAGACCCCCAGGAGACCCTGCGCCGAGCCAGCATGCAGCCAACCCAGATAGCTGAGGGCACTGGCATCACCACCCGGCAGCAGCGCAAACGCGTCTCCTTAGAGCCCCACCAGGGCCCTGGCACCCCTGAG TCCAAGAAGGCCACCAGCTGTTTCCCACGCCCTATGACTCCCCGGGACCGACATGAAGGGCGCAAACAGAGCACTACTGAGGCCCATAAGAAAGCAGCTCCAGCTGCTAAACAG GCTGACCGGCGCCAGTCCATGGCCTTCAGCATCCTCAACACGCCCAAGAAGCTGGGGAACAGCTTTCTACGGCGGGGGGCCTCAAAGAAGGCCCTGTCCAAGGCCTCCCCAAACACCCGCAGTGGAACCCGCCGCTCTCCGCGCATTGCCACCACCACTGCCAGCGCTGCCACTGCTGCCACCCCTCGAGCCAAGGGCAAG gCAAAGCACTAA